Proteins co-encoded in one Dyella japonica A8 genomic window:
- a CDS encoding 3-hydroxyacyl-CoA dehydrogenase NAD-binding domain-containing protein — protein sequence MFEGLRFNHWKTSLDDSGIVTLSLDRAGSNVNAISRDVLDELGQIVERLAIEKPAGVLIHSAKPFGFAVGADIKEFVTYAQQGTVLENIENGQRVYESLARLPCPTVAAIHGACMGGGTELILACRQRIAADDDKTRIGLPEVMLGIHPGWGGTARLPRLIGATDALPVMLTGKALSAKRALALGVVDRLAPPAELLAEARALLRRPHARPFALRAKAWASNTWLARQILAPMVIKQTAAKVRKEHYPAPFALIDVWKRGSSSIQQRLKLEARSVAKLAETSTAQNLIRIFFLQERLKGQGSGIDHGIKHVHVVGAGVMGGDIAAWAALKGFEVTLQDREMKFIQPALDRARELYEKKLKTADKVEATARRLRADVEGKGVATADLAIEAIFENADAKKALYATIEPQFQSNELLATNTSSIPLDELRVGLKAPQRFLGLHFFNPVAQMPLVEVVRHDQLDADAEKRALAFCKAIGKLPVAVKGTPGFLVNRILMPYLLEAMRLYSEGVPGPVLDREAKKFGMPMGPIELADTVGLDVCASVGKELAPFLGLELPPGLEDKLAAGKRGKKDGQGIYVWQDGKPQKPEVDPDYAVPADLQDRMILPMVNEAVACLADNVVDDAELLDAGVIFGTGFAPFRGGPIQYVRSEGATVVKGKLERLAQRYGERFAPKSDWDLPTLTKSGFDLPTTEPQDAGVEA from the coding sequence ATGTTCGAAGGATTGCGCTTCAATCATTGGAAGACGAGCCTGGATGACAGCGGCATCGTCACCCTGTCCCTCGACCGGGCCGGCAGCAACGTCAACGCCATTTCCCGCGACGTGCTGGACGAGCTGGGCCAGATCGTCGAGCGCCTGGCCATTGAAAAGCCGGCCGGCGTGCTGATCCACTCGGCCAAGCCTTTTGGCTTTGCCGTGGGCGCCGACATCAAGGAATTCGTCACCTATGCCCAGCAGGGCACGGTGCTGGAGAACATCGAAAACGGCCAGCGCGTCTACGAATCGCTGGCCCGCCTTCCCTGTCCCACCGTGGCGGCCATCCACGGCGCCTGCATGGGCGGCGGCACGGAACTGATCCTGGCGTGTCGCCAGCGCATTGCCGCGGACGACGACAAGACCCGGATTGGCCTGCCCGAAGTCATGCTGGGCATCCATCCCGGCTGGGGCGGCACGGCCCGTCTGCCGCGCCTTATCGGCGCCACTGACGCGCTGCCGGTCATGCTGACCGGCAAAGCCTTGTCCGCCAAGCGCGCGCTGGCGCTGGGAGTGGTTGACCGGCTGGCACCGCCGGCCGAGTTGCTTGCGGAAGCGCGCGCCCTGCTGCGCCGCCCGCACGCCCGTCCGTTCGCCCTGCGGGCCAAGGCCTGGGCAAGCAATACCTGGCTGGCACGGCAGATCCTCGCGCCCATGGTCATCAAGCAGACGGCAGCCAAGGTACGCAAGGAGCATTACCCTGCCCCGTTCGCCCTGATCGACGTCTGGAAGCGTGGCAGTTCCAGCATCCAGCAGCGCCTCAAGCTGGAGGCACGCTCGGTGGCCAAACTGGCCGAAACCTCCACGGCGCAGAACCTCATCCGCATCTTCTTCCTGCAGGAACGCCTGAAGGGTCAGGGCAGCGGCATCGACCACGGCATCAAGCACGTGCATGTCGTGGGCGCTGGCGTGATGGGTGGCGACATTGCCGCCTGGGCCGCGCTCAAGGGCTTCGAGGTGACTCTGCAGGATCGCGAGATGAAGTTCATCCAGCCCGCGCTGGATCGCGCCCGCGAGCTGTACGAAAAAAAGCTCAAGACCGCCGACAAGGTGGAAGCCACGGCCCGCCGCCTGCGCGCGGACGTCGAGGGCAAGGGCGTGGCCACAGCCGACCTCGCCATCGAAGCGATCTTCGAGAACGCTGACGCGAAGAAGGCGCTGTACGCCACCATCGAGCCGCAGTTCCAGTCCAACGAACTGCTTGCCACCAACACCTCGAGCATTCCGCTGGACGAGCTTCGCGTGGGCCTGAAGGCGCCGCAGCGATTCCTCGGCCTGCACTTCTTCAACCCGGTGGCGCAGATGCCGCTGGTGGAAGTGGTGCGCCACGATCAACTGGACGCCGACGCCGAAAAGCGCGCCCTCGCCTTCTGCAAGGCCATCGGCAAGCTGCCCGTGGCCGTGAAGGGCACGCCGGGTTTCCTGGTCAATCGCATCCTGATGCCCTACCTGCTGGAAGCCATGCGCCTCTACAGCGAAGGCGTGCCGGGCCCCGTGCTCGACAGGGAGGCCAAGAAGTTCGGCATGCCGATGGGACCGATCGAACTGGCCGACACGGTGGGGCTGGACGTATGCGCCTCGGTCGGCAAGGAACTCGCCCCTTTCCTTGGCCTGGAGCTGCCGCCCGGCCTCGAAGACAAGCTTGCCGCCGGCAAGCGTGGCAAGAAGGATGGCCAGGGCATCTACGTGTGGCAGGACGGCAAGCCGCAGAAGCCGGAGGTCGACCCCGACTACGCCGTGCCTGCCGATCTGCAGGACCGCATGATCCTCCCCATGGTCAACGAGGCTGTCGCCTGCCTTGCCGACAACGTGGTCGATGATGCCGAACTGCTCGATGCCGGCGTGATCTTCGGCACCGGCTTCGCGCCGTTTCGTGGCGGCCCGATCCAGTACGTGCGCAGCGAAGGTGCCACCGTCGTCAAGGGCAAGCTGGAGCGTCTCGCCCAGCGTTACGGCGAGCGCTTTGCCCCGAAGAGCGACTGGGATCTGCCAACGCTGACCAAGAGTGGTTTCGACCTGCCAACCACCGAGCCCCAGGACGCCGGCGTGGAAGCCTGA
- a CDS encoding DUF2058 domain-containing protein yields the protein MAESLRDQLLKSGIVKQVREEKRPSAPQGGKPFPQRHGGSPSKGGKPGQHKPQGQSFAGKGSGKSQDEIDLAKAYAIRAQTEANERKRAEQAAAEEARVRRERKLKIQQLLEGKTLNKPDVDHVRHFEYGGKIRRVHVDADQLKAINAGELGVVQQQGRYLVVTRELAEQVSAIDPNQIALLVTPGSEGSVGEDGVPDDLMW from the coding sequence ATGGCCGAATCCCTGCGCGATCAACTGCTCAAGAGCGGTATCGTCAAACAGGTCCGCGAAGAAAAGCGTCCGTCGGCGCCGCAGGGGGGTAAGCCCTTCCCGCAGCGCCATGGCGGCTCACCGTCCAAGGGCGGCAAGCCTGGGCAACACAAGCCCCAGGGCCAGTCATTTGCCGGCAAGGGCAGTGGCAAGAGCCAGGACGAGATCGATCTGGCCAAGGCTTACGCGATCCGCGCACAGACCGAGGCCAACGAGCGCAAGCGCGCCGAGCAGGCCGCCGCCGAAGAGGCGCGTGTGCGCCGAGAGCGCAAGTTGAAGATCCAGCAGTTGCTGGAGGGCAAGACGTTGAACAAGCCGGACGTCGACCATGTCCGCCACTTCGAATACGGCGGCAAGATTCGCCGCGTACACGTGGATGCTGATCAGCTCAAGGCGATCAATGCCGGCGAGCTGGGCGTGGTGCAGCAACAGGGGCGTTATCTGGTGGTGACTCGCGAGCTGGCCGAGCAGGTCAGTGCCATCGACCCGAACCAGATCGCCTTGCTGGTCACCCCCGGCAGCGAGGGTAGTGTCGGCGAAGATGGCGTGCCCGATGACCTGATGTGGTAA
- a CDS encoding SlyX family protein, whose protein sequence is MADDSLQQRLTELEVRLTFIDDTVNALASADAELSMRLAALEDVIRGLRSELSALRTSQGHDPHSEPPPPHY, encoded by the coding sequence ATGGCTGACGATTCCCTCCAGCAACGCCTGACGGAACTGGAAGTGCGGCTTACCTTCATCGACGATACGGTGAACGCGCTGGCCTCCGCCGATGCCGAACTGTCCATGCGGCTCGCGGCGCTGGAAGATGTCATTCGCGGGTTGCGCAGCGAGCTGTCCGCGCTGCGCACGTCGCAAGGGCACGATCCGCACAGCGAACCGCCGCCGCCGCATTATTGA
- a CDS encoding UDP-glucose dehydrogenase family protein, with the protein MKVTIFGTGYVGLVTGACLAEMGNHVVCVDIDAGKVERLRNGEIPIYEPGLEPIVKRNHASGQLDFTIEPAPAIAHGQVVFIAVGTPPDEDGSADLKYVLGVARTIGAHMDRYTVVVNKSTVPVGTADRVREAIASELAKRGVSVEFDVVSNPEFLKEGDAVEDCLRPDRIIIGSSSDRAIGVLRKLYAPFNRNHDRTVVMDERSAELTKYAANAMLATKISFMNEIANIAERVGADVELVRQGIGSDPRIGYHFIYPGAGYGGSCFPKDVQALERTARGVGYDARLLGAVESVNHDQKTKLFELISRHFDGQLAGKTIALWGLAFKPNTDDMREASSRNLMEALWAAGAKVRAFDPEARHETHRIYGDRGDLVLCEGAYQALDGADVLAIVTEWKAFRSPDFVRIRSLLAEPAVFDGRNLYDPAAVEEAGLAYYGIGRGRSLRQ; encoded by the coding sequence ATGAAGGTCACGATCTTCGGTACCGGGTATGTGGGTCTGGTCACCGGTGCCTGCCTGGCTGAAATGGGCAACCACGTTGTCTGCGTTGATATCGACGCGGGCAAGGTCGAGCGCCTCAGAAACGGCGAGATCCCGATCTATGAGCCGGGGCTGGAGCCCATCGTCAAGCGGAACCATGCCAGCGGGCAGCTGGATTTCACCATCGAGCCGGCGCCTGCCATTGCACACGGGCAGGTGGTGTTCATCGCGGTGGGCACGCCGCCGGACGAAGACGGCAGCGCGGACCTGAAGTACGTGCTTGGCGTGGCGCGCACCATTGGCGCGCACATGGACCGTTACACCGTGGTGGTGAACAAGTCGACCGTACCGGTCGGCACGGCTGATCGCGTGCGCGAGGCGATCGCTAGTGAGCTTGCCAAGCGGGGCGTATCGGTCGAGTTCGACGTGGTGTCCAATCCGGAATTCCTGAAAGAAGGTGACGCGGTGGAAGACTGCCTGCGTCCCGACCGCATCATCATCGGCAGCTCCAGCGATCGCGCCATCGGTGTGCTGCGCAAGCTGTACGCGCCGTTCAATCGCAATCACGACCGCACCGTGGTCATGGACGAGCGCTCTGCCGAGCTGACCAAGTACGCGGCCAACGCCATGCTGGCCACCAAGATCAGCTTCATGAATGAGATCGCCAATATCGCCGAGCGCGTGGGCGCGGACGTGGAGCTGGTGCGTCAGGGCATCGGTTCGGACCCGCGCATTGGCTATCACTTCATCTATCCGGGCGCCGGCTACGGTGGCTCCTGCTTCCCGAAGGACGTGCAGGCGCTTGAGCGCACGGCGCGTGGCGTCGGTTATGACGCACGCCTGCTGGGCGCGGTCGAGTCCGTGAACCACGACCAGAAGACCAAGCTGTTCGAACTGATCTCGCGTCACTTCGATGGCCAGCTCGCGGGCAAGACGATTGCCCTGTGGGGGCTTGCGTTCAAGCCGAACACCGACGACATGCGCGAAGCCTCGAGCCGCAACCTGATGGAGGCTTTGTGGGCAGCAGGCGCCAAGGTTCGCGCGTTCGATCCGGAGGCACGCCACGAAACGCATCGCATCTATGGCGATCGTGGCGACCTGGTGCTATGCGAGGGTGCCTACCAGGCGCTGGACGGGGCCGATGTGCTGGCCATCGTGACGGAGTGGAAGGCCTTCCGCAGCCCGGACTTCGTGCGCATCCGCAGCCTGCTCGCCGAGCCGGCCGTGTTCGATGGTCGTAATCTTTACGACCCCGCCGCCGTGGAAGAAGCCGGCCTGGCGTATTACGGCATCGGCCGCGGCCGTAGTCTGAGGCAGTGA
- a CDS encoding FKBP-type peptidyl-prolyl cis-trans isomerase has translation MKHFLRPTLTAAALAVALGMTAGVHAQAAKSAAPATAAPAAVDKTKASYVVGWDLASSLPPLVREEVDPATVARALQSALSGQKPTMSEAEAKQVRDAFVANLQAKAKAEYTQVAAKNQSEGAAFLAKNKTAPGVKSTASGLQYQVISQGTGARPGPNDTVQVNYVGTFVNGETFDDSSKHEGGGAASIPLAGVIPGFREGMQLMQVGGHYKFFIPANIAYGAQPQNGFPPNSTIIFDVTLVKTGPTPAGEQAGGAK, from the coding sequence ATGAAGCATTTTCTGCGTCCCACGCTGACGGCGGCCGCGCTCGCTGTTGCTCTGGGCATGACCGCTGGCGTGCACGCACAGGCTGCGAAGTCCGCCGCCCCCGCTACGGCCGCCCCGGCTGCGGTCGACAAGACCAAGGCCAGCTACGTGGTCGGCTGGGACCTGGCCAGCTCGCTGCCGCCGCTGGTTCGCGAGGAAGTGGATCCGGCCACCGTGGCCCGCGCCCTGCAGTCCGCCCTGTCCGGCCAGAAGCCGACCATGAGCGAAGCCGAAGCCAAGCAGGTGCGTGACGCATTCGTCGCCAACCTCCAGGCGAAGGCCAAGGCCGAATACACCCAGGTCGCTGCCAAGAACCAGTCCGAAGGCGCTGCTTTCCTGGCCAAGAACAAGACCGCTCCGGGCGTGAAGTCCACCGCTTCGGGCCTGCAGTACCAGGTGATCAGCCAGGGTACCGGCGCCCGTCCGGGTCCGAACGACACCGTGCAGGTGAATTACGTCGGTACGTTCGTCAACGGCGAGACGTTCGACGATTCGTCCAAGCATGAAGGCGGCGGCGCTGCCTCCATCCCGCTCGCTGGCGTGATCCCGGGCTTCCGCGAAGGCATGCAGCTGATGCAGGTCGGCGGCCACTACAAGTTCTTCATCCCGGCGAACATCGCCTACGGTGCGCAGCCGCAGAACGGCTTCCCGCCGAACTCGACGATCATCTTCGACGTCACCCTGGTCAAGACCGGCCCGACGCCGGCTGGCGAGCAGGCTGGCGGCGCGAAGTAA
- a CDS encoding cation:proton antiporter — MHDLHFIQDLATVMLIAGLTTVIFQRLRQPVVLGYIIAGVLVGPYTFPVVFIRDEQTIRTLSELGMILLLFALGLEFSLKKLREVGGAALVAAVCEIVLMLWLGYEIGRFFGWSPMDALFLGAMLSMSSTTIIMKALDDLDLKRERFAQLMFGILIIEDVIAIVLMALLTGIASTGGLEAGEAMAAVGRLTLFMAVSLVVGLLLVPRVVDYIARVSRDDVLLVAVLGLCFGFCLLVTEMGYSVALGAFMIGAIVGESQSVMRIERIIGPVRDMFSAIFFVAIGMLIDPAMLKQYWLPILVVTIVVVAGKVITCSFGTFVAGNDGRTSLRVGMGLAQIGEFSFVIASLGLTLKVTSGFLYPVAVAVSAITTFLTPYLIRASDPLAGTLARRLPGGLTSMLGAYTDWMGNLSLGGQGAIVAKMIRRLVWHVIINMMLVVAAFLIMSYLYRRGFFHWDVLADRPQVKRSLAWSIAALISLPMIVAAYRKASALGMLLAELSIPERIGGAYNMRIRSVLARFIPLAAMWVLGLLVAALASTILPPREVAIVLVLVLLLLAWLLWRGLVQVHARLQAALRDTLDKPGRSDDGHA, encoded by the coding sequence ATGCACGATCTGCACTTCATCCAGGATCTCGCGACCGTCATGTTGATCGCGGGCCTGACGACGGTGATTTTCCAGCGGCTACGTCAGCCAGTGGTTCTCGGATACATCATCGCCGGCGTGCTGGTTGGGCCTTATACGTTTCCGGTGGTTTTCATCCGCGACGAGCAGACGATCCGCACGCTGTCCGAGCTCGGCATGATCCTCTTGCTGTTTGCCCTCGGCCTGGAATTCAGCCTGAAAAAGCTGCGCGAGGTGGGTGGCGCGGCACTGGTCGCGGCGGTCTGCGAAATCGTTTTGATGTTGTGGCTGGGCTACGAGATCGGTCGTTTCTTCGGCTGGAGCCCGATGGACGCCTTGTTCCTCGGCGCCATGCTGTCGATGTCCTCGACCACCATCATCATGAAGGCCCTGGATGATCTGGACCTCAAGCGTGAGCGTTTTGCGCAATTGATGTTCGGCATCCTGATTATCGAGGACGTGATCGCCATTGTCCTGATGGCGCTGCTCACAGGCATCGCGAGCACCGGTGGCCTGGAGGCTGGCGAGGCGATGGCTGCGGTGGGGCGCCTGACGCTTTTCATGGCGGTGTCGCTGGTGGTCGGGTTGCTGCTGGTGCCCCGCGTGGTCGACTACATCGCGCGGGTGAGTCGCGATGACGTGCTGCTCGTGGCGGTGCTGGGCCTGTGTTTCGGCTTCTGCCTGCTGGTGACCGAGATGGGCTACAGCGTGGCACTGGGCGCCTTCATGATCGGCGCGATCGTGGGGGAGTCGCAGAGCGTGATGCGGATCGAGCGCATCATCGGGCCGGTGCGCGACATGTTCAGCGCCATCTTCTTCGTCGCCATCGGCATGCTGATCGACCCGGCCATGCTCAAGCAGTACTGGTTGCCCATTCTGGTGGTCACCATTGTCGTGGTGGCGGGCAAGGTGATCACCTGCAGCTTCGGAACCTTCGTGGCGGGCAACGACGGCCGCACCTCGCTGCGCGTCGGCATGGGGCTGGCGCAGATCGGTGAGTTTTCGTTCGTCATCGCGTCGCTGGGCCTCACGCTGAAGGTGACCAGTGGCTTCCTGTATCCGGTGGCGGTCGCCGTGTCCGCCATCACGACCTTTTTGACGCCTTATCTCATCCGCGCATCGGACCCGCTGGCCGGCACGCTGGCACGGCGCCTGCCGGGCGGGCTGACCAGCATGCTAGGGGCCTATACCGACTGGATGGGCAACCTGAGCCTGGGCGGGCAGGGTGCCATCGTGGCCAAGATGATCCGGCGCCTGGTCTGGCACGTGATCATCAACATGATGCTGGTCGTGGCGGCTTTCCTGATCATGTCCTACCTGTATCGGCGTGGCTTCTTCCACTGGGATGTCCTGGCGGACCGCCCGCAGGTCAAGCGCAGCCTGGCGTGGTCCATCGCGGCGCTCATCTCTTTGCCGATGATCGTCGCGGCCTATCGCAAGGCCTCGGCGCTGGGCATGCTGCTGGCCGAGCTAAGCATCCCCGAGCGCATCGGCGGCGCCTACAACATGCGCATCCGCAGCGTGCTGGCGCGCTTCATTCCGCTGGCGGCGATGTGGGTGCTGGGGTTGCTGGTGGCCGCATTGGCATCGACCATCCTGCCGCCGCGGGAAGTCGCCATCGTGCTGGTGCTTGTACTGCTTTTGTTGGCCTGGCTGCTGTGGCGTGGCCTGGTGCAGGTGCATGCCCGCCTGCAGGCGGCGCTGCGTGACACGCTGGATAAACCGGGGCGTTCGGATGACGGTCATGCCTGA
- a CDS encoding DUF1249 domain-containing protein gives MSAVLDSRQALLPGRFGFLMGLYAENYHRLVRLFAPQELPPGFYLSSVDDGLDVRLQVQERHPYTLELELTYNFVDAHTGQPSPSAQLRMYTDAHVAEALHCHPGRHLWQVLGPFPPAHTVLQHRLRMNGFLSRWLEYLAEQGHSKGTLERLEDHQSPDEALQEPPNEPL, from the coding sequence ATGAGTGCCGTACTGGACAGTCGCCAAGCCTTGCTGCCGGGACGCTTTGGTTTCCTGATGGGGCTTTACGCCGAGAACTACCATCGGCTGGTCCGGCTGTTCGCGCCGCAAGAGCTGCCACCGGGGTTCTACCTGTCCAGCGTGGACGATGGCCTGGACGTGCGGCTCCAGGTGCAGGAGCGGCACCCGTATACGCTGGAGCTCGAACTCACCTACAACTTCGTCGACGCGCACACGGGGCAGCCCTCGCCATCGGCGCAGTTGCGCATGTACACCGATGCCCACGTGGCCGAGGCGCTGCACTGCCATCCAGGGCGTCATCTGTGGCAGGTGCTCGGGCCGTTTCCACCCGCCCATACCGTGCTGCAACACCGCCTGCGCATGAACGGGTTTCTTTCCCGCTGGCTGGAATACCTGGCGGAGCAGGGGCATTCAAAAGGGACGCTGGAGCGACTGGAGGATCACCAGTCGCCGGATGAGGCCTTGCAGGAGCCTCCTAACGAACCCCTGTAG
- the ppsR gene encoding posphoenolpyruvate synthetase regulatory kinase/phosphorylase PpsR, protein MQRTVFYISDSTGITAETIGNSILAQFEGVQFDKHRLPFIDDAQKAEAAALRIKTRYAQTGERPIVVNTMASRDLCEIVAESGALMLDVFAPFIGPLEEELGAKRSGAVNRSHGLVDFDKYEARINATNYALSHDDGIDVDYAQADLILVGVSRSGKTPTCLYMALHYGVSAANYPLTDDDLDKLELPARLRPYKDRLFGLTIDPQRLAQIREQRRAGSRYATLEQCRWELSQAEKLMRREGIHSLNTTHVSIEEIASKIFDRFGIERTMF, encoded by the coding sequence ATGCAGAGAACCGTTTTCTATATCTCCGATTCCACTGGTATTACGGCCGAGACGATCGGAAACAGCATTCTGGCCCAGTTCGAGGGGGTGCAGTTCGACAAGCACCGGCTTCCCTTCATCGACGATGCCCAGAAAGCCGAGGCCGCGGCGCTGCGCATCAAGACCCGCTACGCGCAAACCGGTGAGCGGCCCATCGTGGTCAATACCATGGCGTCGCGCGACCTCTGCGAGATCGTGGCGGAGAGCGGTGCGCTGATGCTGGACGTGTTCGCGCCCTTCATCGGGCCGCTGGAAGAGGAGCTGGGCGCCAAGCGTTCAGGGGCGGTGAACCGTTCCCATGGTCTGGTGGACTTCGACAAGTACGAGGCCCGCATCAATGCCACCAACTACGCGCTCTCCCACGATGACGGCATCGACGTGGACTACGCGCAGGCCGACCTGATCCTGGTAGGGGTGTCCCGTTCCGGCAAGACGCCCACTTGCCTGTACATGGCCTTGCATTACGGGGTAAGCGCCGCCAATTACCCCCTGACCGACGACGACCTGGACAAACTCGAATTGCCGGCGCGACTGCGCCCCTACAAGGATCGGCTGTTCGGTCTCACCATCGACCCGCAACGGCTGGCGCAGATTCGGGAACAGCGTCGCGCCGGCAGTCGTTATGCCACGCTGGAGCAGTGTCGGTGGGAGTTGTCGCAGGCCGAGAAACTGATGCGTCGGGAGGGCATCCACAGCCTCAACACCACGCACGTCTCCATCGAGGAGATCGCGAGCAAGATCTTCGACCGCTTCGGTATCGAGCGAACCATGTTCTAA